The following are from one region of the Sandaracinus amylolyticus genome:
- a CDS encoding MlaD family protein, with protein sequence MKLSLEARVGLLVFVALLLLGGFVFLLGGIDFRDGFTIYADFDNPGAVQAGAPVRVGGVRVGSVEEVRYMGGRLDPETGRRPLVRLRLEIDRDVRETIHDDALLYVTSQGVLGEQFIAIDPGTAERPAIAEGAILDGVDPPRLDLALALGYELLEAVVDGLRTNREELGSLLDDVVALIRAVRELLDQNRDRVAHILENVDTVASEGVELLRGARREYVEGPRPQRMLARLDRLTATLDRETGPLVTDVREVATSARETLAAIGPEEREDLRETIHAAARVAATAERTAADAERIVAHVRGGEGTVGALLMDEEIYDDLQELIRDLKHNPWKFFWRE encoded by the coding sequence ATGAAGCTCTCGCTCGAAGCGCGTGTCGGCCTGCTGGTGTTCGTCGCGCTGCTGTTGCTCGGTGGCTTCGTGTTCCTGCTCGGCGGGATCGACTTCCGCGACGGCTTCACGATCTACGCGGACTTCGACAATCCAGGCGCGGTGCAGGCAGGCGCGCCGGTGCGCGTCGGCGGCGTGCGCGTCGGGAGCGTCGAAGAGGTGCGCTACATGGGCGGCCGGCTCGACCCCGAGACCGGTCGGCGTCCGCTTGTGCGCCTGCGCCTCGAGATCGATCGCGACGTGCGCGAGACGATCCACGACGACGCGCTGCTCTACGTGACCTCGCAGGGCGTGCTGGGCGAGCAGTTCATCGCGATCGATCCCGGCACCGCGGAGCGCCCGGCGATCGCGGAGGGCGCGATCCTCGACGGAGTCGATCCGCCGCGCCTCGATCTCGCGCTCGCGCTCGGATACGAGCTGCTCGAGGCGGTCGTCGACGGACTGCGCACGAATCGCGAGGAGCTCGGCTCGCTGCTCGACGACGTCGTCGCGCTCATCCGCGCGGTGCGCGAGCTGCTCGATCAGAACCGCGATCGCGTCGCGCACATCCTCGAGAACGTCGACACGGTCGCGAGCGAGGGCGTGGAGCTGCTGCGCGGCGCTCGCCGCGAGTACGTGGAGGGCCCGCGCCCGCAGCGCATGCTCGCGCGGCTCGATCGGCTGACCGCGACGCTCGATCGCGAGACCGGTCCGCTGGTGACCGACGTGCGCGAGGTCGCGACCAGCGCGCGCGAGACGCTCGCTGCGATCGGCCCCGAGGAGCGCGAGGATCTGCGCGAGACGATCCACGCCGCGGCGCGTGTCGCCGCCACTGCGGAGCGCACCGCCGCCGACGCCGAGCGCATCGTCGCGCACGTGCGTGGCGGCGAGGGCACGGTCGGCGCGCTGCTGATGGACGAGGAGATCTACGACGATCTCCAGGAGCTCATCCGCGACCTCAAGCACAACCCGTGGAAGTTCTTCTGGCGCGAGTAG